In the Rhodospirillaceae bacterium genome, one interval contains:
- the recN gene encoding DNA repair protein RecN, translating to MLASLTIRDVVLIDKLDLEFSEGLGVLTGETGAGKSILLDSLGLALGERGDAGLVRPGAEKLTVTAVFDIPANHPARKVLGEHDISLDDDLIVLRRSVGKDGRSRAYINDQSVSVGLLRQAGNVLVEVHGQFDAHGLMDQATHISVLDRFRRATSGAEHDNACRSYWETWRAAHKAWQAAERLMREAKAEEEDLRAAVNTLSKLAPIAGEEADLAAKRALLRHGEQILTAIETARQALTEHADVDGAVRTAQGELERAATKAEGRLDAVCATLERASIELAEAQTGLDAAAAAFDIDPGELEAAEERLFALKAEARKHKVSVDDLADHLAALEEKLAAVEGGEDNLIRLAKADQTARNAFETAAKAMSKARAKAGSALAKAVSKELAPVKLDQASFRVALETLPDTEWSALGCDHAVFEVATNPGLPPGPLNKIASGGELARFLLALKVVLADSQPPAVMVFDEVDSGIGGATASAVGERLARLAEDVQVLVVTHSPQVAARGRNHWRVAKVTDGKITATRVVQLTADERREEIARMLAGSNVTDEARAAASILMTGS from the coding sequence ATGCTTGCCTCGCTGACCATTCGCGATGTTGTACTTATAGATAAGCTCGATCTTGAGTTTTCCGAAGGTCTTGGTGTGCTTACCGGGGAAACTGGCGCTGGCAAATCGATTCTACTGGACTCGCTCGGCTTGGCCTTAGGCGAACGCGGCGATGCCGGACTGGTCAGACCCGGAGCCGAGAAACTCACAGTCACCGCAGTTTTCGATATTCCTGCAAACCACCCGGCGCGCAAGGTGCTCGGGGAACACGACATCAGCCTCGACGACGACCTGATTGTCCTGCGCCGCAGTGTGGGCAAAGACGGTCGCAGCAGAGCCTATATTAATGATCAATCCGTGAGTGTCGGTCTGTTGCGTCAGGCCGGAAATGTCCTGGTTGAAGTCCATGGCCAGTTCGATGCCCACGGACTGATGGATCAAGCGACCCATATCAGTGTTCTAGACCGCTTCAGGCGCGCTACGAGCGGCGCTGAGCACGATAATGCCTGCCGCAGCTACTGGGAGACCTGGCGCGCAGCTCATAAAGCCTGGCAGGCCGCTGAGCGGCTGATGCGAGAGGCCAAGGCAGAAGAAGAAGACCTGAGAGCCGCTGTAAATACACTTAGCAAACTGGCTCCCATCGCAGGCGAAGAAGCAGACCTGGCTGCCAAGCGTGCATTGCTCAGGCATGGCGAACAGATCCTGACGGCCATCGAAACAGCCCGCCAGGCCCTCACCGAACACGCCGATGTGGATGGCGCGGTGCGCACGGCCCAAGGTGAGTTGGAACGCGCGGCGACCAAAGCTGAAGGGCGCCTGGATGCGGTTTGTGCCACCTTAGAACGTGCCTCGATTGAATTGGCGGAAGCACAAACCGGATTGGACGCGGCCGCAGCCGCCTTTGACATCGACCCCGGCGAATTGGAAGCAGCAGAAGAACGCTTGTTCGCCCTCAAAGCCGAGGCCCGCAAGCACAAGGTCAGCGTCGATGATCTGGCAGATCATCTGGCCGCATTGGAAGAGAAACTGGCTGCGGTTGAAGGCGGAGAAGACAACCTCATTCGTTTGGCCAAAGCAGACCAAACTGCCCGCAATGCCTTTGAAACCGCTGCCAAAGCTATGTCTAAGGCGCGGGCGAAGGCTGGATCAGCGCTGGCCAAAGCGGTGTCGAAGGAACTGGCCCCAGTCAAACTGGACCAAGCCTCATTCCGAGTCGCCCTGGAAACCTTGCCGGACACCGAGTGGTCGGCCCTCGGCTGTGATCACGCCGTGTTTGAAGTGGCCACCAATCCGGGCCTGCCCCCTGGCCCGCTGAACAAAATTGCCTCGGGCGGGGAACTAGCGCGCTTCCTGTTGGCCTTGAAAGTTGTGCTGGCGGATAGTCAACCGCCAGCCGTGATGGTGTTCGATGAAGTGGACTCCGGCATCGGCGGTGCGACGGCCAGCGCGGTTGGCGAGCGGCTGGCGCGGCTGGCCGAAGACGTTCAAGTGCTGGTGGTCACACACTCGCCGCAAGTGGCGGCACGGGGACGGAACCACTGGCGTGTGGCAAAAGTTACGGACGGCAAAATTACAGCCACCCGCGTGGTGCAACTGACCGCCGACGAGCGCCGCGAAGAAATCGCGCGCATGCTGGCCGGCTCAAACGTCACCGACGAAGCGCGGGCCGCAGCCTCAATTCTGATGACGGGGAGTTAG
- a CDS encoding outer membrane protein assembly factor BamD — translation MALCDTPFRLKQIAAAVAVLALAACASDDELEYQELTVYEIYSQATEYLEDGRYRDASLYFDEVERQHPYSVWATKSKLMAAYAHYMNNKYDDATASLDRFIQVHPGNRDVVYAYYLKALCYYEQISDVQRDQDMTQQALVALEDVITRFPDTAYARDARLKIDLTRDHLAGKEMAVGRFYLNRQHYLAAINRFKNVVESYGNTTHAPEALYRLTETYTALGLRAEAKRTAAILGYNYPGSDWYEDAFALAGVERELRQARRAAEVQAAEDEKPWWSIW, via the coding sequence ATGGCCCTTTGTGACACACCATTCAGACTAAAGCAGATTGCGGCGGCTGTTGCCGTCTTAGCCCTGGCAGCTTGCGCCTCAGATGACGAGCTTGAGTACCAGGAACTGACGGTCTACGAAATTTACAGTCAGGCCACAGAATATCTGGAAGATGGCCGCTACCGGGATGCGTCTCTGTATTTCGATGAAGTCGAGCGTCAGCACCCCTATTCAGTCTGGGCCACAAAATCCAAGTTGATGGCAGCCTACGCCCATTACATGAACAACAAATACGACGACGCCACGGCGTCTTTAGACCGCTTTATTCAAGTGCACCCTGGCAACCGTGATGTCGTCTATGCCTATTATCTCAAAGCGCTCTGCTACTACGAGCAAATCTCCGACGTGCAGCGGGACCAGGACATGACGCAACAGGCACTGGTCGCCTTGGAAGATGTTATTACCCGCTTCCCTGACACCGCCTATGCGCGCGATGCGCGGCTGAAGATCGATCTCACACGCGATCACCTGGCCGGTAAAGAGATGGCGGTGGGACGGTTTTATTTAAACCGCCAGCACTATTTGGCCGCCATCAACCGTTTCAAGAACGTGGTTGAGTCCTATGGCAACACCACGCATGCCCCAGAAGCTCTGTACCGTTTAACAGAGACCTACACAGCCTTGGGGCTGCGGGCTGAAGCCAAGCGGACGGCCGCCATCCTCGGCTACAATTACCCGGGCAGTGACTGGTACGAAGATGCCTTCGCTCTGGCTGGTGTTGAGCGGGAACTGCGTCAGGCTCGCCGAGCTGCAGAGGTTCAGGCCGCTGAAGACGAAAAACCCTGGTGGAGTATCTGGTAA
- the lpxC gene encoding UDP-3-O-acyl-N-acetylglucosamine deacetylase, whose protein sequence is MSPDVRALRTVSGAFGNATPNDLPKATNLQRTLKSPIGCSGIGLHSGARVAMKLHPAPINTGIVFKRIDLVGGGAEIPARWDRIADSRMCTVLANENGISVATVEHLMAAFYGMGVDNALVELNGPEVPAMDGSAAPFIFLIECAGVADQDVPRQVLRILEPIVYRNGNKEVSLAPSEDGLTLEFQIDFAAEAVGRQSCTFDIDTDVFKTEISKARTFGFLSDVTALREAGLARGGSLENAIVVDGERVLNEDGLRHNDEFVRHKMLDAIGDLYLTGHRIIGHFHGTCSSHADTANLLRQLFAKDSNWDLVDMPENGRINRPKTWNQALERQAAAQ, encoded by the coding sequence ATGTCCCCTGACGTCCGCGCACTTCGCACCGTTTCTGGTGCCTTTGGCAACGCGACGCCCAATGACCTCCCGAAAGCCACCAATCTCCAACGCACGTTGAAATCACCTATTGGGTGTAGTGGAATTGGCTTGCATTCTGGAGCACGGGTCGCGATGAAGTTACACCCGGCTCCCATCAATACAGGCATTGTCTTCAAACGCATTGATCTCGTCGGCGGCGGTGCAGAGATTCCAGCGCGCTGGGATCGGATCGCAGACAGCCGCATGTGCACAGTGCTGGCCAATGAAAATGGTATCAGCGTTGCCACCGTCGAACATCTTATGGCCGCGTTTTATGGGATGGGAGTCGATAATGCCCTGGTCGAATTAAACGGACCTGAAGTTCCCGCGATGGACGGCAGCGCCGCACCGTTTATTTTTCTGATCGAATGCGCCGGCGTGGCCGACCAAGATGTACCGCGGCAAGTACTGCGTATCCTTGAGCCCATCGTTTATCGCAATGGCAACAAAGAAGTTTCGCTGGCACCCTCAGAAGATGGACTCACGCTAGAGTTCCAAATTGACTTCGCTGCTGAAGCTGTTGGACGGCAGTCGTGCACCTTTGATATCGACACGGATGTCTTCAAAACCGAAATCAGCAAGGCCCGCACTTTCGGGTTTCTCTCCGATGTGACCGCCTTGCGTGAAGCCGGCTTAGCCCGCGGCGGCAGCCTTGAGAATGCAATCGTGGTTGATGGCGAGCGCGTGCTCAATGAAGATGGCCTGCGCCATAATGATGAATTTGTGCGCCATAAGATGCTGGATGCCATCGGTGACCTGTATCTCACTGGGCACCGAATTATCGGTCATTTCCACGGCACCTGCTCGAGCCATGCGGACACGGCAAATCTGCTGCGTCAATTGTTTGCCAAAGACAGCAACTGGGATCTGGTGGATATGCCGGAAAACGGGCGCATTAATCGCCCAAAAACGTGGAACCAAGCCCTAGAGCGCCAGGCCGCAGCCCAATAA